GAACATCCGGTAAAGCTTCGTACAGTGCTTCAACCAGTTTGTAAGCCACTGCAACCCCAGAGAGCGAGGCAAACGGATGATTTTGATCCAGCGATCGCGGGTTGACGATCGCAATCACAGGCAGACGCAATTCTGGCAAAGTATGATGATCAGTCACAATCACATCGATTCCAAGACTTTGAGCATACTGAATCTCATCTAGGTTCGTACTGCCCGTGTCGCAAGTCACTATCAAGTGAACGTGCTTTAGTTGATCAATTCCCGTCTTGGATAGTCCATGTGATTCAGTCAAGCGATTTGGAATGTAGTAGAACAGCTTTTCATGCTGCGGAAAGAACTGTCCTAGACCGTCCCATAAAACCGCCGTAGAAGTAACTCCATCGGCATCGAAATCCCCCCAGATTGCGATCGTTTCATCCCGCTCGATCGCCTGCACTAATCGCTGTACTGCCCACTGCATTTCTTTTCCGAATGCGATCGCGCTCGTCGGTTGATAGCTTGCTGCAAACAAATACCCCGCTAATCGTTCTACCTCTCGGATGCCACGCTGCCACAGCAATTGAGGTAAATAGCGTCCTTCAATTCCTGGAGCCTGTTGCTTCACCGCTTGCACAAACGCTTCTGGAACCTCAGAATCACCATAAACTTGCCATTGCAGAACCGGATCACCCATAAGTTAACCAAGAAATAGATACATAAATACTACCTCTTAAATAGGAACTTCCTGAATCTCTGCAAGGCTGCGAAACGGGTTAGAACTCACCGAATCTTGAGCCGATCGCTCACACCGAATCGCAAAGCTACAGTCCGCACAAGACTCCACAATTTCGGGAGTTTGAGGGAAAAACTCGCCCTGTGTTTCGTAGCGATCGAGCCACATCCCAAACTGATCCAACAATCGCGTCAACGTCTGTCGCGTCTCCTCATGCTGCCTGGAACTGTAGGGAAGCCTCAAGCTCTGCGCTGTTTCTCCATTCGCCTGAAAAAACCAATAAGTCATCGAAATCTGTTCCGGTGCATACTCACTCGTTTCAGCCAGCACAAAGGGATACAAGCGAGACTGCCAGCTTTGAGACAAATCACTTCTAGACGGCTTCGGATAGGTTTTCCAATCGAGAATCTGTGCTTCCTGCTCGGTCAGAATTAGCAAATCATACACCACCGTCAAAATATGCCCGCGAAACTCCAGCATCCGTAAATGTTCACTTTCTCGAAACAAGGGATCGTGAATCTGGAGAATTTGCGGAGCGGCTGCGGTAAACGCATGAAACCACTGCCGCAATTGCGGGTCTTCCTGGAGAAAGGGCGCGATCGGTAACCCCATCTCCCACTGCTGCATCAACGAGTGAAACCGGCTCCCCGCTAAGAGCCGCTCTTGCTGCTCCAGAGAATTTGGCGATCCCAACTGCTCTAGATAAGTGTGCTGAAATTTGCGTGGACAGAGTTCCAATAAATTGAGATGACCTTGAGAAAGCCGCATCGATTACTCTTTGGTTAAAACGAACACACTACCCTCGTTGCCACGCCCGATCCGCAAGTCTTCATCGAGATACGTGATATCCAGCCAACCCTGCTGATCTCGGCTCTCGATACTAAAATCGATCGCGGCGAACTTCTGATCGGATTCTAGCTGGTGAATAAAGTAGTTGGGCGACTGGTAATCGATCAGCCGCTGCAACCCAATGACCGATCGCTCAAACTTCACTTCGACTCGCCGCTCTGTCCGAGGACGGAACCGCGCCACAACGGCAACAATTCCCTCTAAAAACGGCAACCCCGAAACCTCTGCAATGTTATACAGCTTCGCTTCCGGAGCGCGAATACATTGATACACCTGCCCCAACCTTAAGAATGGAAATTGATCGATCCCCAAAATCCCGCGACTGGTTGTATAAAGCAAGCGCCAATTGCCATCGAGTAAACTCAGGGCTTCGAGCGGTCGTGGAGTTGGATTGCGATCCTCAAGCTGTGCGATCGCCGCTAAAATTCCCTGTTTTTGCGCTTCATCGGCAAGAATGCCGCGATTCTTTCCTGCAATCACTTCAAGTAAAGCCGCCTTCCCGATCATGGCACGCTCCTGGAGTAAATAGACTTAATCCTAATCGCTCTCCATAGCTGTGTCTCAGTTTGGAGAAATATTCTTACAGTTGCCTGGATCGTTCTTTGAAAAAATACTTGACATTTTCAGAAAAATGTAGAAAATGCTTTGAATCTTAAGCAAGAAAGCTGAATCAAGCCTATTGCTCTAATTCAAGCAAAAATCCACTCTAAGAGTGACCGCAAGTGGTAGACTCTGGGTGTTTTAGTCGATCTAAGATAGCATTAGAATTCCTTTACGGCTGGAGCTATAAACCCTCAATGACTCACAATCCGTCCTTACGTCAAGAAACTCGAAATCAGCGTGCCGCTATCATTCCAATGCAGCAAGAGTCGTCAATTCTCGACTGGCTTGAAAGCAGCGGACGACTGTTAGCACGCGACAATGCAGATTTCGACTACCTTGATGATGAGGAAGAAATTAACGAACTGATGGAAAACGACGGTGGTACTTTTGACACCGACGACGATGATGACCTCGATTTAGAAGATTAGATGATGCTGGACTAGGTTCTCTAAAGAACCTAGTCCTTTAATGAATGTGGTGTACTGTGCGGAGTGAGATGAAAAGCTTGTGGACGCGAAACTATTGACAGGAAGAGCCTTAAACTTTTCAGGAACGCGATTGTTCCTTGTATTAACGATCGGCATGACCATCGCCGCGATCGCACTCGATCAAACCAGTGGTCGCGCTTGGAGCCAGAACACATCGCTAACCTTCCCCATGTGGATGAGTGGACTGGCAACCGCAGGAGTCGGTTTCTGGGCGGTTCCATTTCTCAAAGCGCTCAAAGCGGGACAGATTATTCGCGAAGATGGGCCACAATCCCATCTAAAGAAAGCTGGTACTCCGACGATGGGAGGCGCATTCTTTGTTCCAGTCGCAGTCGCGATCGCACTGTATCTCTCTGGATTTTCCGGCAATGTGATTGCGGTTTCAGCCCTCACACTCTCTTATGCGGCGATCGGCTTTCTCGATGATTGGCAAATTATTCGCCGCAAGTCGAACAAAGGCATCTCCCCTAGAACCAAGATGGGGTTGCAAATCTCTTTTGCCGTTGCTTTCTGTCTTTGGTTGATGGTGACAAATTCTAGCCTGACGACGATCGCCCTGCCGTTCGGTTTGATGTTGCCGTTGGGAGCGCTCTTTTGGGTGCTGGCTGGCTTTGTGTTAGTCGCAGAAAGCAATGCAACGAATTTGACCGATGGCATGGACGGCTTGGCGGGTGGAACGGTGGCGATCGCGTTTCTCGGTTTGGGGGCGCTGATCTTTCCAAGTCATCCTGATCTGGCGGTTTTTTGCGCTGCTTTGAGCGGTGGTTGCCTTGGATTCTTGGTACATAACCGGAATCCGGCACGAGTATTCATGGGCGATACGGGATCGCTGGCGCTAGGCGGCGCATTAGCGGCAGTTGGGTTATTGACAAATTCGCTGTTTGCTTTGCTGATTTTGAGTGGTCTATTTTTCCTCGAAACGCTCTCGGTGATTGCCCAAGTCGCATACTTCAAAGCAACGAAAGATGCTAACGGAGTGGGTAAACGCCTGTTCAAGATGTCTCCGTTCCACAATCATCTAGAATTGACGGGCTGGACAGAAACTCAGGTTGTCGGCTGGTTCTATGCGATCGCCGCACTACTCGCTGGTTTCAGTCTCGTGATTCATTAAAAAGTTTAATTCCGCACAAAAACTATGATCGAGTCACTAAAATCTGTTATAATAGTGGCTCATCACTCTGGAGAGATGGCTGAGTGGTCGAAAGCGGCAGATTGCTAATCTGTTGTACGGTCTTGAACCGTACCGAGGGTTCGAATCCCTCTCTCTCCGTTTATTTCTAACAACTTATCTCTAACAACAATGTGCGCCCTCGATCGTGTACTACTGCTTTAGGCAGAGGCGACAATCGACGAATTATCGAGAATGAGATGGATCAAGCGTAGATTTTCGTATCTTCGTTTGAAAAAGCATCTTTAACTCTAGAGGGCACAAAATATGACACGATCGAATTTGTCTAAAATTCTGTCTGCGAGTGCGTTAGCGATCGGTCTTGCAACCTTGCCATTGGGATTACCTGCTGTAGCTCAAAGCAGTGGTTCGGGTAGCTCGTCAGGAAATGGCACTGCTGGCTCTACAAGCGGAACGACAGGCACGGGAACGACTGGCACTACAGGAACTGGAACAACAGGTACCGGAACCACGGGAACTGAAAGTTCAGGAACTGCGGGAACGACCGGAGCCGGAACCACGGGAACCGGAACGACAGGAAGTTCGGGGACGACTGGAACTGGAGCGGCAGGTACAGATACAACAGGTGCAGGTGTCGGAGCAGCAGGTACAGGAACGACAGGCACGGGAACGACTGGGACAACAGGCACTGGGACAACAGGGACGACTGGAACCGGAGGTGTTTCTGGGGCAGGAACGACTGACCCAAGCGGAAATACAGGTGCAACCACGATTTCTCCTGCGGGTGCTAACACTTCGACCGCAGGGAGCAATCAAGACTCTGGCGGCAACTGGGGACTATTAGGCGCTTTAGGGCTTGCTGGATTAGTTGGCTTGAGCAGTAGAAGAAGACAAACCTCCTGATTCTTGGAGCGATCGCAGCATCGGCTCACACGGGTCAAACGATGGTGCGATCGCTCCTGTATAGATTTACAGGTAGATTGCAAACTAACCGTAATCTGAGAGTTCAGCTTGTATTTATCACAAGGGTCATCCTCTGCTGAGCATTTGGCAGATATGATCAATTCAATTTTGAATGGAATGCTCGAATGATTGTCTGTCCAAATTGCAATCATCCCAATCCAGACGGCGCGGTGCAGTGTGAGTCTTGTTACACCCCTTTGCCTGCGACGATCGCTTGTCCCAACTGTTCTGCGACCATCCAAGCCGATGCCAGCTTTTGTGGACAGTGCGGCTTTAACCTGAAATCTATGAACGCTTCTATGCTATCGACTCCTGAATCTTCTGATCCGCAGAAACTTCCTGATCCGGTAATTCCTGATGCGTTAATCGAACCTGATCCGATCGTGCTTCCCACTCAAGCCGAAGCCGCTCCTGCGTCAATCCCGCAATCAAATTCAGTCACCCAACTTCAGCAGAGTTATGCCCGATTGCTGAACTTACAGACGAGTACCGAGATCGAGATTCCGCCGAGTTTGACGGTGATTCACATCGGTAAGCCTAACGATCGCATTCCCCCGGATATTGATGTCTCTGGGTTTCCCAATTCTGAGATCGTGTCGCGGATTCATGCAGATATTCGAGTAGAGGGCGATGCTTACTACATTGAAGATGTGGGTAGCTCGAATGGAACCTATATCAATAACTCACCGCTGCCGATGGGTAATCGCCACCGGCTGAGAGCGGGCGATCGCATCTCACTGGGTAAAGGCGATAAGGTTGCGTTTCTGTTTCAGATGTAGGGCGGCAGGTCTAACGATTAGCAACTCCAACCGCAAATGCGATCGCGGCGACGGCACTCAGTAGCGTCATGAGTCCGGCAGGCATGAATTTACGAGTTTCTCTCCAGCGCAAGCCGAAAAAGGTTGTGAGTGCGATCGCGATTAAGATAGCAACGAGCAACCCTCGGACTCGATTCCCTGAATTGGCGTAGGCAGCGACTCCAAGCGCAACAGCGCTTCCTAATCCTGTCATGAGAGAAACGCGGCTTCCCGCTTTGATATAGCCAATGATGCCGCCGATCCCGACTAACAATCCGTAGAGGGCAATGAGAATTGTCCAGAGCATTGTGATTAATCTAGTTATTTGTCTAAAAACGGTTCCTTCACTGTAGAGGCAGATGCCTGATATTGCCGTCGTGCTTCGTACAGCATTAATGCAGTCGCGATCGCTACATTTAACGATTCCACCCCTGCTACTAATGGAATTGTCACCTGAACCTCTGCCAATTCCAGCAATTCGGCTGATAGTCCTGCGCCTTCATTTCCCATCAAAATCACGCTAGGTCGAGAAAAGTCAATTTCCCAATAACTCCGGGTCGCTGTGGGAACGGTTGCGATGATTTGCATTCCTTGAGATTTGGCTGTCGCTAAATCCGCCTTTAAGTCCGAGCGAATTGACATCGGTAAGCGAAACCATTGTCCAGCAGACGATCGCAAAACTTTCGGATTTTCAATATCGGCACAGTCTTCACTCAGCCAGAGTCCTTCCACTCCTGCGGCAGCAGCCGTGCGAATAATCGTGCCTAAATTGCCGGGGTCTTGAATCGTTTCGAGAACTAGACCCAATTGAGAAAATTCGACGGGACGAGTGTGAAAGCGATCGACGGTTGCTACAACTCCATCAGGTTCTACGGTGGTGGCGGTCACTTTGATCACTTCCGGGGTAACGAGCTCAAGCCGCTGCGATCGTCGTTGCAGGTATGCAAACAAATCCGGATGCTGGTGCTGCCAGGTTTCGGTGCAGCAGACGGTGAGAAAAAATAAGCCGATCGCGCTTGCTTCCTCGATCAGATGCGTTCCTTCAAGTAAAACGACTTGTTGTTCTCGCCGTTCTTTAGCGCGATGCAGCTTTCGTAATTGTTTGATCAGTGGATTTTGCAGACTGGTAATCATCTTCTCTTCCGACACTAAAGGAATTTTAGTGCGTCGCTGAATTCCTGGTACACTCAAAAAACTCAATTTGGGCTGCTGTCATGCTGAGAGAACTTTGGCGATCGCTGATCCTCTGCGTTCTGTGTTTTTCTGTCGTGATCGGCTGTACTCGGTCTACGCCTGAACCAATGGCGCAGAATGACGGGCGAATTACGATCGGGACGACTGCCAGTATCAGCACCCTTGATCCGGCAGATGCGTATAGTATTTTTGCCGGAAATCTCCTGTATAACTTAGGCGATCGACTTTATCGCTATAAACCGGGTACGAGTGAGTTAGAGCCGCAGTTAGCGACAGCATTACCGAAAGTGAGTGCGGATCAGTTGACGTATACGATTCCGTTGCGGCGTGGGATTGTATTTCATGATGGTGAGCCATTTAACGCAAAAGCAATGGAGTTTTCATTGCGGCGCTTTATTCAAAATGGGGGTTCGCCTGCATTTTTGCTAGCTGATGCCGTGGATTCGATTTCGGCACAGGGTGAAAATCAGTTAAGCATTAAGTTGAAAAAGCCGTTTGCTGGATTTCCTGCTCTGCTTGCATTTTCAGGTGCGTGTGCGGTTTCTCCCAAAGCCTACAAAATCGAGAAAGGATCGTTTAATTCTGAAAGTTTTGTGGGAACTGGAGCCTACAAATTAGCGAAGTTTGGGACTGATTCGATCGTCCTCGATGCGTTCGAGCAATATTGGGGCGATAAACCTGCAAATCGGGGTGTAAACGTTCAGTTTTTCTCAAGTCCAGCGAACTTATTTAATGCGTTTCGGACAGGCGCGATCGATGTCGCTTACCAGGGACTTGCACTCGAACAAATCCGCAATCTCAGAGAAAACGCTGGCGACAATACTTGGAGAATGATCGAGCGATCGGGCAGTGGAATCGACTATCTCACTTTAAATATGAAATCTCCGCCGCTTGATCAGTTGGAGGTGCGACAAGCGATCGCCGCCATCATGGATCGTCCAATTTTAGAGAGTCGGATTTTTCAAGGACAAGTTGAGCCTTTATATAGTTTGATTCCGAGCAGCTTACGGGAACAGAAGCCCGTGTTTAAGGAATATGGCGATCGCAACATTGAGAAAGCGCGAAATTTACTTACAAGAGCGGGTTATTCAGAATCGAATCCGCTTAAGGTTGAATTTTGGTATCGATCGAACATCTCAAACGATCAGCTTGCAGCCGTGACCTTAAAGGCAGTGGTGCAAAAATATCTCGGTAATTTGATGCAGCTTCAACTCAACAGTGTTGAATCCGTTACCGCTTACAGAAATCTCGACAAAGGCGCATATCCGATCTTTTTGCTGGACTGGACACCTGATTTTCTGGATGCAGATAACTATATTCAGCCGTTTATGGAATGTGCAAAAGGCTCACCGAATCAGGGCTGTGAAGAGGGATCGAGCGCGTTGCAGGGATCGTATTATTACAGCGATCGCGTGAATCAATTAATCGATCAAAGCCGCAAAGAACGCAATCCAGAGGCGCGTCGGCAAATGTTTGAACAACTGCAAGATGCACTGGCAAAAGATGTTCCCTTCATTCCGCTTTGGCAGAACAAGGATGTTCTATTTGTGCAGAAAAATATTCAAGATGCAACGCTAGAAGTGACTCAGAAAGTTCCGTTTGGAACGATGAAAAAGGCTTAGTTCGATGAGTTTTTCCGATTCGAGCCGAGTTGCCCCTAAACCCCCCATTCCTACTCTGTACACACAAAATCGTTTGTCGCTCCGTTTTAGTCAGCCTGTGCCCCCTAGATCCCCCATGACTGAGGAACTTAAAGACAGGAGACTTCCTAAGATTAAGAGATTTTCTATCCTTCAAAGTCCCCCACACGTGGGGGATTTAGGGGGCAAGAAGCCGATAAAAAGAAGCAAGCGATCCGTCGAATTCACATTAAATCTACATCTGAGAAATTACAGACTGGATCACATCCGGTTCAACTTGATCCGTCACAATCACCGTTCCGATTTGTCGCGGTAAAACAAAGCGGACTTTTCCATCTTTGACTTTCTTATCAGCTTGCAGCGTTGGCAGAATCTTCGACCGATCGCACTCCTCCGGAATTCGAGTTGGTAAACCCGCTTTTTCAATCAGAACCTTTTGACGATCGCACTCTCCTCGATCCCAGAGTCCCATTTCAACCGCAATCAATCCCGCCGCCATCATGCCAATCGCAACGCCTTCTCCGTGATTGACCACGCGATAATTCGTTAAACTTTCGATCGC
The genomic region above belongs to Cyanobacteria bacterium FACHB-DQ100 and contains:
- a CDS encoding PD-(D/E)XK nuclease family protein: MRLSQGHLNLLELCPRKFQHTYLEQLGSPNSLEQQERLLAGSRFHSLMQQWEMGLPIAPFLQEDPQLRQWFHAFTAAAPQILQIHDPLFRESEHLRMLEFRGHILTVVYDLLILTEQEAQILDWKTYPKPSRSDLSQSWQSRLYPFVLAETSEYAPEQISMTYWFFQANGETAQSLRLPYSSRQHEETRQTLTRLLDQFGMWLDRYETQGEFFPQTPEIVESCADCSFAIRCERSAQDSVSSNPFRSLAEIQEVPI
- a CDS encoding PAP/fibrillin family protein — encoded protein: MIGKAALLEVIAGKNRGILADEAQKQGILAAIAQLEDRNPTPRPLEALSLLDGNWRLLYTTSRGILGIDQFPFLRLGQVYQCIRAPEAKLYNIAEVSGLPFLEGIVAVVARFRPRTERRVEVKFERSVIGLQRLIDYQSPNYFIHQLESDQKFAAIDFSIESRDQQGWLDITYLDEDLRIGRGNEGSVFVLTKE
- a CDS encoding DUF3134 domain-containing protein → MTHNPSLRQETRNQRAAIIPMQQESSILDWLESSGRLLARDNADFDYLDDEEEINELMENDGGTFDTDDDDDLDLED
- a CDS encoding phospho-N-acetylmuramoyl-pentapeptide-transferase, with amino-acid sequence MDAKLLTGRALNFSGTRLFLVLTIGMTIAAIALDQTSGRAWSQNTSLTFPMWMSGLATAGVGFWAVPFLKALKAGQIIREDGPQSHLKKAGTPTMGGAFFVPVAVAIALYLSGFSGNVIAVSALTLSYAAIGFLDDWQIIRRKSNKGISPRTKMGLQISFAVAFCLWLMVTNSSLTTIALPFGLMLPLGALFWVLAGFVLVAESNATNLTDGMDGLAGGTVAIAFLGLGALIFPSHPDLAVFCAALSGGCLGFLVHNRNPARVFMGDTGSLALGGALAAVGLLTNSLFALLILSGLFFLETLSVIAQVAYFKATKDANGVGKRLFKMSPFHNHLELTGWTETQVVGWFYAIAALLAGFSLVIH
- a CDS encoding FHA domain-containing protein, whose product is MIVCPNCNHPNPDGAVQCESCYTPLPATIACPNCSATIQADASFCGQCGFNLKSMNASMLSTPESSDPQKLPDPVIPDALIEPDPIVLPTQAEAAPASIPQSNSVTQLQQSYARLLNLQTSTEIEIPPSLTVIHIGKPNDRIPPDIDVSGFPNSEIVSRIHADIRVEGDAYYIEDVGSSNGTYINNSPLPMGNRHRLRAGDRISLGKGDKVAFLFQM
- a CDS encoding TMEM14 family protein, which translates into the protein MLWTILIALYGLLVGIGGIIGYIKAGSRVSLMTGLGSAVALGVAAYANSGNRVRGLLVAILIAIALTTFFGLRWRETRKFMPAGLMTLLSAVAAIAFAVGVANR
- a CDS encoding RNA methyltransferase, with protein sequence MITSLQNPLIKQLRKLHRAKERREQQVVLLEGTHLIEEASAIGLFFLTVCCTETWQHQHPDLFAYLQRRSQRLELVTPEVIKVTATTVEPDGVVATVDRFHTRPVEFSQLGLVLETIQDPGNLGTIIRTAAAAGVEGLWLSEDCADIENPKVLRSSAGQWFRLPMSIRSDLKADLATAKSQGMQIIATVPTATRSYWEIDFSRPSVILMGNEGAGLSAELLELAEVQVTIPLVAGVESLNVAIATALMLYEARRQYQASASTVKEPFLDK
- a CDS encoding peptide ABC transporter substrate-binding protein, encoding MLRELWRSLILCVLCFSVVIGCTRSTPEPMAQNDGRITIGTTASISTLDPADAYSIFAGNLLYNLGDRLYRYKPGTSELEPQLATALPKVSADQLTYTIPLRRGIVFHDGEPFNAKAMEFSLRRFIQNGGSPAFLLADAVDSISAQGENQLSIKLKKPFAGFPALLAFSGACAVSPKAYKIEKGSFNSESFVGTGAYKLAKFGTDSIVLDAFEQYWGDKPANRGVNVQFFSSPANLFNAFRTGAIDVAYQGLALEQIRNLRENAGDNTWRMIERSGSGIDYLTLNMKSPPLDQLEVRQAIAAIMDRPILESRIFQGQVEPLYSLIPSSLREQKPVFKEYGDRNIEKARNLLTRAGYSESNPLKVEFWYRSNISNDQLAAVTLKAVVQKYLGNLMQLQLNSVESVTAYRNLDKGAYPIFLLDWTPDFLDADNYIQPFMECAKGSPNQGCEEGSSALQGSYYYSDRVNQLIDQSRKERNPEARRQMFEQLQDALAKDVPFIPLWQNKDVLFVQKNIQDATLEVTQKVPFGTMKKA